The following are from one region of the Littorina saxatilis isolate snail1 linkage group LG4, US_GU_Lsax_2.0, whole genome shotgun sequence genome:
- the LOC138964778 gene encoding brain acid soluble protein 1-like isoform X2, with protein sequence MGCLGSKSEPDPQSEGAPDEPPQPPKEEKVNSGEAGGSEDPPVAEAEDLNPAEPPPEGEAEGEAAEGDPTPEDAPAEEEAPAEEEAPAEAEAEPEGG encoded by the exons CCGGATCCGCAAAGCGAAGGTGCTCCTGATGA GCCTCCCCAGCCACCAAAGGAGGAAAAAGTAAATAGCGGCGAGGCAGGAG GTTCAGAGGATCCGCCCGTGGCCGAGGCTGAGG ATCTCAACCCTGCGGAACCACCGCCCGAGGGTGAAGCGGAGGGTGAAGCGGCCGAAG GTGATCCCACCCCTGAAGACGCGCCGGCCGAGGAGGAGGCCCCCGCCGAGGAGGAGGCCCCCGCCGAGGCGGAGGCCGAGCCTGAGGGTGGATGA
- the LOC138964778 gene encoding brain acid soluble protein 1-like isoform X1, whose product MGCLGSKSEPDPQSEGAPDEPPQPPKEEKVNSGEAGGSEDPPVAEAEDLNPAEPPPEGEAEGEAAEGEGDPTPEDAPAEEEAPAEEEAPAEAEAEPEGG is encoded by the exons CCGGATCCGCAAAGCGAAGGTGCTCCTGATGA GCCTCCCCAGCCACCAAAGGAGGAAAAAGTAAATAGCGGCGAGGCAGGAG GTTCAGAGGATCCGCCCGTGGCCGAGGCTGAGG ATCTCAACCCTGCGGAACCACCGCCCGAGGGTGAAGCGGAGGGTGAAGCGGCCGAAGGTGAAG GTGATCCCACCCCTGAAGACGCGCCGGCCGAGGAGGAGGCCCCCGCCGAGGAGGAGGCCCCCGCCGAGGCGGAGGCCGAGCCTGAGGGTGGATGA
- the LOC138964779 gene encoding protein CLN8-like: MSTEDSNTSLSPELVAFIHHSLVSLDYSNVQVKVGVAAAGAIVFTALFFLLHVLFHLTTPVYSGLSLKHKVFWNLAVVRGVYGVFCTVVGSWAIFCHTGLEKDAVFATTPTSHLAMCVSVGFFVFECTAVTLSDVFFGNFSALLHVHHWLSLIGFIIVLRTDTGHTIGSKGLILEMSTPFSGVCWTLLRCGLEQGLLWKVNQFLLVHTFHLRSVAEVLLWYISWKNWDNIWANMPTSLFVVLYLELFLITVFMTPYWTYKKSRQMVCPVDWNFEVQAPSPVMSNGVVQNGHESSVRGGAYAMLNGSNLKQE; the protein is encoded by the exons ATGTCGACGGAAGATTCCAATACGTCGTTGTCGCCGGAGCTGGTGGCGTTTATACATCACTCCCTCGTCAGTCTGGACTACAGCAACGTGCAAGTGAAGGTGGGGGTGGCTGCAGCAGGGGCCATAGTGTTCACagctcttttctttcttcttcacgTCCTCTTCCACCTCACAACACCTGTCTATTCAGGTCTAAGTCTAAAGCATAAG GTGTTCTGGAACCTGGCAGTAGTGCGAGGGGTGTACGGCGTGTTCTGCACGGTGGTTGGCAGCTGGGCCATTTTCTGCCACACGGGGCTGGAGAAGGACGCAGTGTTCGCCACCACACCTACCAGTCACCTGGCCATGTGTGTCTCAGTCGGCTTCTTCGTCTTCGAGTGCACGGCGGTCACCCTGTCGGACGTCTTCTTCGGCAACTTTAGTGCATTACTGCACGTGCATCATTGGCTGTCCCTTATTGGCTTCATTATTG TGCTGCGTACGGACACCGGTCACACCATAGGAAGCAAAGGGCTGATACTGGAGATGTCCACACCCTTCTCCGGCGTCTGCTGGACCCTTCTCAGGTGCGGGCTGGAGCAGGGCCTTCTCTGGAAGGTCAACCAGTTCCTTCTTGTGCACACCTTCCACCTGCGATCCGTGGCCGAGGTGCTGCTGTGGTACATCTCCTGGAAGAACTGGGACAACATCTGGGCCAACATGCCGACCTCGCTGTTCGTGGTTCTCTACCTCGAACTGTTCCTGATCACCGTCTTCATGACGCCGTACTGGACCTACAAGAAGAGCAGGCAGATGGTCTGCCCTGTGGACTGGAACTTTGAGGTGCAGGCCCCTTCACCAGTGATGTCTAATGGTGTCGTCCAAAACGGACATGAAAGTTCTGTTAGAGGTGGAGCGTATGCGATGCTGAATGGAAGTAATTTAAAACAAGAGTAA